The Naumovozyma dairenensis CBS 421 chromosome 11, complete genome genome includes a window with the following:
- the SET6 gene encoding Set6p (similar to Saccharomyces cerevisiae SET6 (YPL165C); ancestral locus Anc_8.692): MTIDNKNDLDNVSPFFEIKQTSWGGRACFSKCALPAGTPILEINNCIGSSLSYEFRKEVCHFCYFYHNGHTLKYRLEKEHLKFMENCNDKENGEGKKSTRMNNKAKFQGAGLWFCSELCRSKFIKQPHIWELVQCYEILWCNLQKMFKRENPDDVTGREEQLNSIIITEDVIQRSWDDCQHNWIPRIDKMSAAKKLHNLPVISEDEYCCAKFVCESLFRLKYIDSDSITKKCFNGLQSNELSKIHEFPVLLHFQELVFKTLYILLPDYLRTQLTIENFRHIVGSEYGNAFGIWETGETPESREWFGFEVLPEASYFNHSCKPNITKTREGRTMEFTLNSNVAKGTEICIDYSGVLDLPTKKRRKFLHDTWFFDCLCVRCKSEM, encoded by the coding sequence atgactatagataataaaaatgatttagATAATGTTTCtccattttttgaaataaaacAAACTTCATGGGGAGGTAGAGCATGTTTTAGTAAATGCGCATTGCCTGCAGGAACACCGATTTTGGAAATCAATAATTGTATCGGTTCCTCTTTATCGTACGAATTTAGGAAAGAAGTTTGTCATTTTTGCTACTTCTATCATAATGGACatactttgaaatataGATTGGAAAAAGAGCATTTGAAATTCATGGAAAATTgtaatgataaagaaaatggcGAAGGAAAAAAATCTACAAGAATGAATAACAAGGCGAAATTTCAAGGAGCTGGACTTTGGTTTTGCTCTGAACTTTGCCGTTCAAAGTTTATAAAACAACCTCATATTTGGGAGTTAGTACAATGTTATGAGATCTTGTGGTGtaatcttcaaaaaatgtttaaaagagaaaatCCTGATGATGTAACAGGGAGAGAAGAACAATTGAATTCTATTATAATTACCGAAGACGTCATACAACGTTCATGGGATGATTGCCAACATAATTGGATACCCAGAATCGATAAAATGTCAGCTGCGAAAAAATTGCATAATTTACCCGTTATttctgaagatgaataCTGTTGTGCCAAATTTGTATGCGAAAGTTTGTTCagattgaaatatatagattCAGACTCTATAACtaaaaaatgttttaaCGGTCTACAATCTAATGAACTAAGCAAAATTCATGAATTCCCTGTTCTCTTACATTTTCAGGAATTGGTCTTCAAAACTCTTTATATACTTTTACCCGATTATTTGAGGACACAATTGaccattgaaaatttcagaCATATCGTTGGTTCTGAATACGGTAATGCATTTGGTATTTGGGAAACTGGAGAAACCCCTGAAAGTAGAGAATGGTTTGGTTTTGAAGTCTTACCAGAGGCATCATATTTCAATCATTCATGTAAACCTAATATTACGAAGACTCGTGAAGGTCGAACTATGGAATTTACTTTAAACAGCAACGTAGCAAAGGGGACAGAAATCTGTATTGATTACTCAGGTGTTCTGGATTTACCAACCAAAAAACGTCGTAAGTTCCTCCACGACACGTGGTTTTTCGATTGTCTATGTGTTAGATGCAAATCAGAAATGTAA
- the ATG29 gene encoding Atg29p (similar to Saccharomyces cerevisiae ATG29 (YPL166W); ancestral locus Anc_8.693), with translation MNGQNTIVYVRVKGKRPVGFVDPPEFNWNQDKEKALWSIISKLDDRKSEINWQELSDTLDAPDYFLKKRSYKLFRKHLELLQKQIERKGLKNQESNETLKQLHSYVSTLDKTLLMGKGTGSEISNKEDEKTPDSIRGKEKVEDFGQNRDTEEVTALALEQLQTSKIINYKNKKKSKSNTSPDSDSELSSSLDVSKSALEEALMDRLHF, from the coding sequence atgaacgGCCAAAATACCATTGTCTATGTTAGAGTGAAAGGGAAAAGACCAGTTGGATTTGTGGATCCCCCGGAATTTAATTGGAATCAGGACAAAGAAAAGGCACTTTGGAGTATTATTTCTAAGTTGGATGATCGTAAAAGTGAGATTAATTGGCAAGAACTGTCGGATACATTAGATGCACCTGATTATTTCCTTAAGAAAAGAAGTTACAAGTTGTTTAGAAAACACTTAGAACTTttacaaaaacaaatagaaagaaaaggatTAAAAAATCAGGAAAGTAATGAAACATTGAAGCAATTACATAGCTATGTATCAACATTGGATAAAACATTACTTATGGGGAAAGGAACTGGCTCAGAAATCTCAAACaaggaagatgaaaaaaCGCCTGATAGTATCAGAGGGAAGGAAAAGGTTGAGGATTTTGGTCAAAATCGTGACACTGAAGAAGTTACAGCACTAGCATTGGAACAATTACAAACATcgaaaattattaattataaaaataaaaagaaatctAAATCAAACACATCTCCTGATTCTGATAGCGAGTTATCTTCAAGTCTTGATGTCAGCAAATCCGCATTGGAGGAGGCGTTGATGGATAGATTACATTTCTGA
- the NDAI0K01310 gene encoding uncharacterized protein (similar to Saccharomyces cerevisiae YPL162C; ancestral locus Anc_8.686): MIRKPTTPKESCQLLGPVSILIQVFMGVAAIMMLLLKRNYEHPKRKMIVWVYDTGKQISGSLGIHFLNLCISIFKRKKKAILRFILLDNPLSGDDDDDDEQCDWYFLNLLLDTTIGIPILWLILHFLERILISFRIENVQSGNYFPKAQNDDEEDNLTNHHQKPMVSAFIKQVIVFMCGLSIMKIAIFLILNYFEDLAYWFADLILGWSDPWPNLQVFLVMFVFPVLLNCFQYFCVDNIIKLHTEHGLNLENAQNFEEGEFTSTSSPSSSFSQSTMSDRTHNNSSISSLQASSYRTKDTTGNHYNNYGSVKP; encoded by the coding sequence ATGATAAGGAAACCTACCACTCCAAAGGAATCCTGTCAATTATTAGGTCCCgtttcaatattaatacaAGTATTCATGGGTGTAGCAGCTATAatgatgttattattgaaacGGAATTATGAACATCCTAAGAGGAAAATGATAGTTTGGGTTTACGATACGGGGAAACAAATTTCTGGATCATTAGGGatacattttttaaatttatgtATAAGTATTttcaaaaggaaaaagaaggCCATTTTGAGGTTTATACTTCTGGACAATCCTCTGAGTggagatgatgatgatgatgatgaacaGTGTGATTGGtattttttaaatcttttgtTGGATACTACGATTGGTATTCCGATTCTTTGGCTtattttacattttttgGAGAGAATTTTAATATCGtttagaattgaaaatgttcAAAGTGGGAATTATTTCCCTAAGGCACAAAAcgatgatgaagaggatAACTTGacaaatcatcatcaaaaaCCCATGGTTAGTGCATTTATTAAACAAGTTATTGTATTTATGTGTGGGTTAAGTATTATGAAAATTGCTATATTCTTAATACTAAATTATTTCGAAGATTTGGCATATTGGTTTGCTGATTTAATACTTGGTTGGTCTGATCCATGGCCAAATTTACAAGTATTCCTTGTAATGTTTGTGTTTCCAGTATTGCTAAACTGtttccaatatttttgTGTAGACAATATTATCAAGTTACATACGGAACATGGGTTAAATTTAGAGAATGCACAGAATTTCGAAGAAGGAGAATTTACATCGACGTCgtcaccatcatcatccttcTCACAATCAACAATGTCTGATAGAACGCATAACAATAGTAGTATATCAAGTCTTCAAGCCTCATCATATCGTACTAAGGATACCACGGGGAACCATTACAATAATTACGGGTCTGTAAAGCCATAA
- the SVS1 gene encoding Svs1p (similar to Saccharomyces cerevisiae SRL1 (YOR247W) and SVS1 (YPL163C); ancestral locus Anc_8.687): MLSQLILSLTILSSVFAATYHNTSTSFPTATRITLEPTYSVLPTLNTYTYSDDTTTFYVTSTMFTTIWYTPSSTISTTPTTTSIDNVVSTAVSELTSTIEDAHTTYTTTMTSTLLITLSDLYETTTTSIPSVVTQNGQVYKVSNQDKEVVSNVNDADVCSPVTQYITVTTTADANVNEKTVTQFVTKVQDPVTHYVTLQTSTLQPSNGTLFNSTKNV; the protein is encoded by the coding sequence atgcTATCTCAACTAATACTTTCGCTAACAATTCTTTCATCTGTCTTTGCTGCCACTTATCACAATACTTCAACCAGCTTCCCTACTGCCACAAGAATCACATTAGAACCAACTTATAGTGTGCTCCCCACTTTAAACACATACACTTACAGCGATGATACTACAACTTTCTATGTCACATCAACCATGTTCACTACTATTTGGTACACACCTTCATCCACTATATCGACTACACCTACAACAACAAGTATCGATAATGTAGTTTCAACTGCCGTTTCTGAATTAACTTCTACAATCGAAGATGCTCATACTACTTACACCACAACTATGACTTCAACATTATTGATTACTTTATCAGATCTATATGAAACTACTACTACATCAATTCCTTCCGTTGTAACACAAAACGGCCAAGTATACAAAGTTTCCAATCAAGATAAAGAAGTTGTATCCAACGTTAATGATGCTGATGTGTGTTCTCCTGTTACCCAATATATTACTGTTACTACAACAGCCGATGCAAACGTCAATGAAAAGACTGTTACACAATTTGTCACCAAAGTTCAAGATCCTGTCACTCATTACGTTACCTTACAGACTTCAACTTTACAACCTTCGAATGGtacattatttaatagtACTAAAAATGTTTGA
- the MLH3 gene encoding mismatch repair protein MLH3 (similar to Saccharomyces cerevisiae MLH3 (YPL164C); ancestral locus Anc_8.688), producing the protein MQMTQRIHGLPKSVSHRLRSQTSAISIPSILTELVQNSIDANATKITVTLDISNYNITIIDNGIGMIPKELDLLGNQNHTSKITTLNDIENVKTFGFRGEAIFAISELSKLTIYSKSHEYNSVWGRTFPQSSRMLDSHSIREYEHQNRIFYSELECMKSGTVVIVEDMFYNLVVRKEIFKKEPTFKIFNKIKKDMFQLLIAHPELELKIQKIEANGQASPLIFSHLVSEDLSTFQMYSYVFRNIFGPVVPINMMKKVALKFRNYNMQGVISKYPVKTKDYQFIFFNKRRYTNETLFKQINSIFKESNFGYGGVINSTVKSVGKPYTFYPLLIININGPPLSINDLLQAPSKEIYEPSDGHIIRPLLLRLVKSFLQAQGYTPSTNQAITCSRESSMNKIVKTELSDENGNLPSKTVMSHILDSKMKSAKFISSEMEGRTDLKLSLENKNIASNLHVPNMTLLPPFKRRHDLSSRKSSTTSAPKKCKLHSPEKHDCWLDIPNTFQPITPESDTYQTPNKKHGIHSNNSNNETTVLNKTVLKNCQVINQIDNKFILLRVNDNINGWMLSIMDQHACDERIKLETYLNSFLIDILHGTLTLQYISDLQLNVSLIEISLFKFYVEEFRKWGINYEIILDKTDHTANSILKVISLPKLLETKINGDKNYLKSVLLQHCYDLKDLKKLRLNTMKMTFDIRTQLDNFQWWKYLNSIPTVFIEFFNSKSCRSAIKFGDKLTKEECELLIRQLSNCKVPFQCAHGRPSIVPITNLVCETNTNYLTKRNNYSLKGTSLDYDI; encoded by the coding sequence ATGCAAATGACCCAACGTATACATGGCCTGCCCAAGTCCGTTTCTCACAGACTACGATCTCAAACAAGTGCCATATCAATACCATCCATATTAACAGAATTAGTACAAAACTCCATCGATGCAAACGCGACCAAAATTACAGTAACCTTAGACATATCAAACTACAACATCACTATAATCGATAATGGGATAGGAATGATTCCTAAAGAATTAGATCTTCTAGGGAACCAAAATCATACTTCTAAAATTACGACTTTGAATGATATTGAGAATGTTAAAACTTTTGGATTTAGAGGTGAGGCAATATTCGCCATTTCAGAATTGTCAAAATTGACTATCTATTCTAAATCACATGAGTATAATTCCGTCTGGGGAAGGACGTTCCCTCAATCATCAAGAATGTTGGATTCTCATTCAATTCGTGAGTATGAGCATCAAAATCGCATATTCTATAGTGAATTAGAATGTATGAAGTCCGGTACCGTTGTAATTGTGGAAGATATGTTTTATAATTTGGTTgttagaaaagaaatatttaaaaaggAACCCACTTTTAAGATTTTCAATAAGATTAAAAAAGATATGtttcaattattaattgcTCATCCAGAATTGgaattaaaaattcaaaaaatagaaGCCAACGGACAAGCGAGTCCTTTGATATTCTCACACTTAGTATCAGAGGATCTATCTACATTTCAAATGTATTCTTATGTCTTTAGAAACATTTTTGGGCCTGTGGTTCCTATCaatatgatgaagaaaGTTGCATTAAAGTTTAGAAACTATAATATGCAAGGTGTTATCTCCAAATATCCGGTGAAGACTAAAGATTACcaattcatattctttaataaaaGAAGGTACACTAACGAGACCCTTtttaaacaaataaatagtatctttaaagaatcaaattttGGTTATGGTGGAGTTATAAATTCAACAGTTAAAAGTGTTGGTAAACCTTACACTTTCTATCCCTTATtgattataaatattaatgGACCACCATTGTCTATCAACGATTTATTGCAAGCACCATCAAAAGAGATTTATGAACCATCAGATGGTCATATTATTCGACCATTACTATTAAGATTAGTCAAGTCATTTCTTCAAGCACAAGGTTATACTCCATCAACTAACCAGGCGATTACCTGTTCTCGTGAATCatcaatgaataaaattgtGAAAACAGAGCTCAGTGATGAGAACGGGAATTTACCATCAAAAACGGTCATGAGCCATATCCTTGATTCCAAAATGAAATCTGCTAAATTTATTTCATCAGAGATGGAAGGAAGAACAGATCTAAAATTATCACTTGAGAATAAGAATATTGCCTCTAATCTGCATGTACCCAACATGACTTTATTGCCTCCATTTAAGAGGCGACATGATTTATCATCACGAAAATCTAGTACGACATCAGCaccaaaaaaatgtaaattGCACTCTCCTGAAAAACATGACTGTTGGTTAGATATACCTAATACGTTCCAACCGATTACTCCAGAATCAGATACATATCAAACTCCTAACAAAAAGCATGGGATTcatagtaataatagtaacaatGAAACTACGGTATTGAATAAAACTGTCTTGAAGAATTGTCAAGTTATTAatcaaattgataataaatttatcttATTGAGAGTAAATGACAATATCAATGGATGGATGTTATCAATTATGGATCAACATGCATGTGatgaaagaataaaattagAAACATATCTAAATTCATTCTTGATTGATATACTTCACGGCACGTTAACAttacaatatatttcaGATTTACAATTAAATGTCAGTCTAATTGAAATCTCCCTTTTCAAGTTTTATGTGGAGGAGTTTAGAAAATGGGGGATCAACTATGAAATTATACTTGATAAGACAGACCACACAGCAAATTCGATTTTAAAGGTTATTTCATTGCCAAAACTACTTGAAACCAAAATAAATGGTGATaaaaattatctaaaaTCAGTCCTATTACAACACTGTtatgatttgaaagatcTCAAAAAACTACGATTAAATACGATGAAAATGACTTTCGATATAAGGACACAGTTAGACAATTTCCAATGGTGGAAATATCTTAATAGTATCCCCACAGTATTCATTGAGTTTTTCAATAGTAAATCATGCAGATCAGCAATTAAGTTTGGAGATAAATTGACTAAAGAAGAATgtgaattattaatacGACAACTTTCCAATTGTAAAGTTCCATTCCAATGCGCTCATGGTAGACCATCCATTGTTCCCATTACAAATTTGGTATGTGAAACGAATACAAATTATCTTACGAAGCGAAATAATTATTCTTTGAAAGGTACCTCTCTAGACTATGATATCTAA